A stretch of DNA from Myxococcota bacterium:
CGTTATGCCAGGCTTAAATTGGTTACCGTAAGGATTTTGACCCAGTTCGTTCAATTGCGCCGCTTTTTGGAGGCGCTCTTCTTTAATGCGTGATTCAGTCATAAGCGGCTTAAAGATAGCGGAATTTCAGCTGGAGTAAACCCAAATTTCAGCGTTAAGCTGCCCTCAGACACACTTCTTGGACCTACGCCCCCCGTTGGGCCGGCTATGGTCCAAGCTGTTGGCACTTGTCGATGCCGTTGGCATCTTCGGGAACGCGTTTTGACATCTGAAAGATGTCTCAGTGCCAGTAGCCTGGGTTGAACGAGCGCAGCGAGTGAGGCCCAGGTAGGCAGATTGACCGCCCCCTCCCGGGAAACTAAGGTAAAAATTTATCAGGCGCTTTAAGTTTCCTTGGCAAATACTCTTCAATTACAAAGTTCAGCCCATGCAGACTCAATGCCTGTTGCTCAGCTCTAACGCCCATTTTAAGCATCTTGTTCAACGCATCTTGCCAAGGCTTATGCGCCTGAAAAAACGGATCATTCTTCAGCGCATCTGTCGCGCGCTTCTTATCTTGGTCGCCCAACGGATGCGTTGCCTTGTTAAGGCCATAAAGTTCAATATCGCTCGGCATCAAGCCCATGTAAGATGCATGCGGCACGCAGAAGAATTGGTTAATATGCGCAGCATTACCCGAACCTACTTTAAGCGTCCTGTAGATATTGCCGATCCCATAAGGATCGCAGTCGGTGAATGCATACACAGGCACCTTCGCAGATTCCGACAGACGTCTAACGAAACGTCTGCAAGCGCGGGTAGGCACGCCGCCCATGCTGACGAGAATGCAGTTCGCCTTTTTCCAGTATTTATGACTTTGGAGCCTCTGAAACATACCTTGCGTTTCAATACACAAGATAAAGCTTGCCTTGGTCTTAAACTCCAGATGCTCTACCCAAGAAGGCACAGCGTAAGCGCCCGAGCCAAACTTGGTGCAATCGATAGATATGCGCTCGCCAGATTCGAGGTCAGTATCAATCACAACGAGCTCGCCCGCAACTGAGCCACCATGTTGGTCAGGCACGAAGCGCAATTCTTCTCGCGTTAACCCTTCCAGTGCAAATAAGGCCTCAATGTCATCCATCACACCGTCTGATTCAGGTTGCTCGTTAAAGCGAGCGTCACCCCAGTTTTTTGACTGATAATACGCATCTCTCTTGGTTGCGAAATCGTCGCTCAAAACGAGATCTCGGCTTAAGGACATCATCTTGAGCGTCTGTGCAAAAGTCTTGACAGTATTCACGCTCAATGTGCGCTTTTTAGTTTCGTTGCCCAGCTCGAAAAATCCGACATCGCCGTCATAACTCACGTTGCTCAAGGACCGCACGGGCATCTTAAGGGTAGGTGCTTTCTGCTTTTCGATTTCTGAATAAATCGCTCTGGCAGCTTTTTCGATGGCACTAAGCGCGTTTTTGTTCGGGTTTTTTTTGGCCATAATTTTTTTCCAAGAGGTGGGTCAGATTTTCAATTGTTTTTGCCTTTTCGGCCGCAGAAAGTTGCAATATAGATTGCAAAGCTTCTCCAATAGGATTCAAGTATTTTTCGATATAACCGCGCTTTTTCGCTTCTTCAGCTTGGCGCTTTTGATGTCGCAAATAACGCTGCAAGCGCCTGCCGGCTTCCATCAATGCCAACCTGAATTCTTTCAAAATCTCAGGATAGTGGGCAATCGCCTCTTTGGACTCAGACGTGTAAGGCACCCAAACAGAAGCCACGTGCATGACCACAACCACCGGACCCGTCGGCAATGCGCCTCTTGACTGATCTAAGTTGTAAGACTTCCAGGGCACCGATAAGGCTGCTTTCGTCATAGCGCACGCAGATGCCTGATACTGAAGCGGCACCCGGTTTGCATAGCGGTATACTTGCATGAGGCCATCCGCCTTCAAGCCTTTGCCGTAAAACAGCCCAACTTCCACCTGAAAGGGGTTACCACGATAAACAAAGGGTGGCCTGGTGACCGCAGTCACGAAATAACCGTCTTCACGAGACGCAATCGCGCCGTCCTCACCTGCTTCTACCTGGCGAGATTGCATCTCAGTTTCAGCGGTGGCAAATTCAAATTGCGACTGGCCCTTCTTCTCAGGCTTCGCGGCAATGCCGGTGCCCCCTGTGACTAAGCTAAGCTGCTCTTCTTCGTCCCAACGCTGTGACTCAACGAAGAGCCAATAGAGCGCTTTCATTAAGTTATCTTCGCCCAGCGGGGATAAGCAATTTGTCGGTGGCGGCAACAGCTTAGTCGCTTGAATCGCTTGGTAAAGTTTTTCAGCCTCAGCCCTGGCCAGTCCTTGGCTCGGCTTGCCTAAAGCGAGCCCTGCCGCTTTCACAATTTCAGCCGCAGCAGCATCCGACACGCGAGAAAACTCGGTTTTCAAGAAGGTACCAAGTGTTTGTTTTTTTGCATCCTGCAACAGCTGCATCAGCAAGCCAATCTCAACGCCATGCGGGTGACGCTTAATCTCCAGCGGTGCTTTGGGCAAAGTGGTCATCACGCGAGGGAAAGGATGTTTATCGCCCTTAGGATCTATATAAAGCAAGTTAGCATGAGGGTTCGATAGAGCTGTCTGGCTCAAATAAGACAAAATACCGTGTCGGCCTTCTTTATAAGCGCCTTCCAAATGGATGGTAATCTTGGTGCCAGATTTCTTCTCCGCCCACACCGGGTCATGATTCTCCCGGTCTTTCAAAATTTTGGGCATGTTCTTTTTCGTATCAATCTGAAGTTCTATCTCATGCACTGGGTGTTTGGAACTCGTCTTACTAATAATCAGCGCCGATTTACCAGTCGTCATCTGCCCGTACATAACCGCCGCAGAGATACCGATGCCCTGCTGCCCGCGCGACTGTCTCAAACGGTGAAACTTAGAACCATACAAAAGCTTGCCGAAAATATTACCGAGATGCGCCTTGGAAATACCAGGTCCATTATCCGTAATCGACACTGCAAATTGGCTGTTAGACTCAGCCTTAATCTCAACGATAATCTCCGGCATAATGCCGGCTTCTTCGCAAGCATCCAAAGAGTTATCCACCGCTTCTCGAACTGCTGTAAGCAAAGCTTTCAGCGGGTTATCAAAACCTAGCAAATGCCGGTTTTTGGCGAAAAACTCAGAAATCGATATTTCACGGATGTTAGATGTACTAGCCACAGCCAGTGTTTTAGCACATTTTAGTCATTATCTGGCAATATTATGAAACAAACGGCCTAAAGATAGCCAATCCCATCAATCCCATCAATCCCAATGAACAACCGCAGAATATCCCAGTAACAACTTATACACATAGGCTTCTACGGCTGACTGTTTAAGATAGTCACGAGCAAAAAAATTGGCGTTCCCGATGATTTCAACAACTTTATCTGGATTGGCTTTTGCCCACAGAATTTGTGATTCAAGGTTGGACATATCACTATCTAACGACAGATAATGGACGTTTTCTCCTAGCGCAAGATCGAAAAATGAATAGAAGCGAGATCTCTCTTTAAATATTAAAGAGTTTGTGGCGAGAAGCTGGGGAAATCGGTCAGGCCACACATTTCCATCTAACGAAGCAATATAACGATATGCCTGCATATTCGCTAGCGACATCGGGCGCTTAAGACCCACAGTATTTTCGATCTGCTCTTTGGCTCTTTTAGAAACCTGGGTATAGGAAGTAAAACCTGCATCGCAGAGGTCTGGTTTCTCTGAAGAGAATAACACCAAACGACTTCTAGGAAAATCTCGCCAATTAGCTTCCTCATACACGCCTCCCGTTTGAGAACCCCTCCAAACCAACCGATCTTTTTTTTCATTGAATGGCACAGATTGAGATTTAATATCGCTCAAGACCGAATCCATCCGTAGAAACTCCCCGCCTGCGATCATAGGGAACACGATATCCGCATATTCAGGTGACGCACTGAAAGAAAAAATGGGGAACAGAGGACCATTAACTGAAATTTGAGGCTCATCCAGCAAATTATATACAAATTCGATCCTGCCAAGAGGCCCGAAACGATTGATTGCTTGCCGAACCAATTGAACCACCACATGTATTCTGTCTTTGGCAGGACTTAGCGACCGTGCTTTAACACTGCTGCCATAAATTTTAATATGCACTCTAGTATCAGGATGAGATTGATAGGCCTCTCTGACTTGTTGAATTGTAATACGCTGAGACTGAAAAGGCTTTAAATCTCGATCGATTTGATTTTCATATGGCAAATCATAATTAGAAATACTCTCGTAGTCACCACAACCTGCCGATAATAACGTAAGCAAGGCACAAATGAAGACTAAACGATTTTTTACCATAGATTTTTTTCAAATTGCCTTAATTAACCGAGTTTAAATTTTCAGCGAGCATAACATAGATTACACTCGACAGGTATGAACTAGTGAAGCTCTATACACAAACTTCTATTTAATGTATTTCATTGAGTTGAAAAGCGCAGGAAGATCCAGGGTGATAATTTTTATGCAGGAATCGTTAACACCCAACGATAAAACCCCTTCATCCCCTTCTATTTCTAACCCAACCGGATAAGACACGAGCCAATCCTTTCTTAAAATTGGAGATTCAACCGCTCCACAACGATACATTCCATCAAAAACAATCGGCGCCTTAGAAATTTTCAAAACGCGAAAGGGCGGCTGGCCCTCAAAAATTAACGCGCCCATAAAATAGAATACCAGACCTTCAGAACGATGGACAGAATGAAAGAATGAAAGATAGGATTTTCTTCCATCGACCATAACTTCCTTTGCTGGTGTCCCCCCCCGGAGCTTACCCCAAGTCCAGGTGGTTGCTGGCGACTGGTACGCATACTTATTCTCAAACGAACACTTATCAGAGGGATCACAAAGAAGCCCTTCGGATATGACTTTATGCGTCGTTTCCAAATTATATGTCAAAAACAACTCGTCTTCATAGAAAAAAGGCGACCAATTCTTCTCATCTAATTGAGAATTTATAGGTTTAATTTTAAAAATCTGCAGGCGTTCTTTGTTCGTTTCAATCGCTTCTATCAAAACCATTTCTCTATTAGATGTCTTTTTTGCTAAATGGTTTCCCACCAAGACGACGCGACCAGAAGGGCCGGATAAAGCTCTTACATCTTCCAACGTAGCATCAACATTAAAATAAAAAGGTCCTTCTTTTACTTTAAAACTATCGTTTAGAGTAACGTATCCTGTTTTATTAAAATTATAAGAGCCTTTCGAGGTAAAATCAATCTCTCTAAAGATAAGGAAATAGCCTTTTCTGTTTTTTAAAATACTAGCATTAAAGGGAAACTTGACACCGGTAATAGCAACTGAGGAAACTGATGTAACTACGCCCTTTTCTTGTGCCGAGTCAATTTTGAACAACCGCGCATTGAGTGGCTCAAACTCGGGTCTTTCAGACGGCTCCGCAATTTGACAAGACTGTACCAACAATAGTAGCAAGATAATAGGCTTTGAAAAGATAATACGAATCATTTTATTTGTACTGCCTCAAAAAATTAATACATTGATTATATTTAAGTGAATTACCACCAAGGCCTCCAACCTCCGAAAGGCCATTTGCACCATTGTGTAACGCGTCACTACCCGTTTCTCCCTCCGCAAAAGGGATAACACTTAACTCGCTCAAAGCATGCCATCTCGGTATTCCTCTTTTTGCCAGAGAATAACTAATTACAACATCGTCAGACAAATAACATTCCTTACTCGCCGCAGAATTCGCTTCAAGCTCTTGAATAAGCGCATCACTGAATATATTTAGGCGGTAAGCAACAGCCCCCCAGCCTTCGACAATATCGGTAGACTGAGACCCCTCGCATTCACCGAGGGTAGGCCATATTTTGTTCAATGAACCATACGCTGATAAACAGTTAACCTGAGACGAGGCTGCGCCACCCTTTAAAATCGCTGTTTCTACAACACGAGCCAGTAAATCTGGGGCATAACCGATATCATCATCGAGGGTAATAACGATACCGTCTTTCACGCCTCTCTCATGCAGCATCTTCACAACTGGGAGCATTTTTGAAATAGGACCAAAGTCTTTAATAAGAGGAACACGCTCTACCTTTGGGAAAGCATATACGGGGCTCTCTAAACTATAGGACGCACCAGTCCTGCCAAATTTAGAGGGGATGGCGAGAAAAACTGCCTCAACATGATCTAAAAATGGTTGAGCTCCTAATAGAACAAAGAGAGAATCATCTAACCTTTTCGGTGAAGTAGTGTACGAGACATAAATTTTATATTTTTTTAAAAAATTCTGAACCCGAGGATTATCGCTTATCCTCCCCGACCAATGGCGCTGCAAGCATTTCGCCAATTGTTCAGGATTAGTCTTCAATATGGCGCATTCAGCGTTTTCATGTGTTTTAACACAGGATATTACAAAAAAAAGCGCCAGAGAAGATATGGTAAATATTCCATAGAAATTCATCATTTAATTATTGTACCATTATTTAAAAGCCAAGTGTACCAGTACCGGTCATATTGCAGTTCCTAGGTCGCCCCATCTTTGCAGGTCTCCATAAGTTTGTAACAACCGATACACATATTGTTCAACCATAGGCTGCCTCATCTGACTACCTACGAATTCATTAGCGTTCTTTACAATGATCCGAACTTTTGAATCATTTTGCCGTGCCCAAAGAATTTGTTCAGCCAAATCTGAGCTATCTTGTTTCACCGGAAGGTAATGTTTGTACGGTACAAGCGAGCTATAGAAAAATTCGTAAAAGGGGGAGTCTTGTTTAAACACAACCGAACCAGAGGCTAAGAGCCGCACAAAACGATCTGCCCAACCATTTCCATCATAGGATGCCACATATTTCCATTTCATCATCTCAGGTTCTGAAATGCGCTCCTTCAATCCGATCTCACCTGCCATGGCAAGCATGCCTTCTTCCGTTACCTGGCTGTAGCTCGAAAATCCAGCATTACATAAAGCCGGGATTTCGTTACATTTGAGCACCAATTTACTTCTGCCAAATTCCTTCCAATTGGTGGCATCAAATACACCACCTGTCTGGCTTCCTCGCCACACTAGCTGTTCGACCTTCGACTCCCAAGAAACATCAAGGGAATTAATATCTTTGTATCTAGAATCTATATTTAAAAACTGCGGAACATAGGGGAATAGGATATCAGCATAATCATCTGTCTTTTGAAAGGAAAATAACGGCAAAGATTCACATTTGTCAGTTCGACAAATTTTTATTTGCGGTTCATCTAGCAAATTAAATACCAAGGCCATGTTCTGCAACTTTCCATATGCCCTGACTGACTGCCTAATCAGCTGGATAATTTGTGCCGCTCTATCCAGTCGCAAGCTATCTCTATCATCAGTCGTATATCTAACTTCGCCGTCAACGATTTCAACATATAAACGAGTATGGGGAGATTGCTGATAGCTTTTCAATACGGATTTTGGTGTCAAGCCGGTTTGGCTAAAAACCATTAAATCTCTCTTTATTTGATTTTCATAAGAAAGTCTAAAATCTGGTCTTCTTGGTTCTCTTTCATTGTCGCAACCAAATGCAATTAAAATGGTTGCCAATATCAATAGCTTTGTTATCTGTTTCATTATATTTCCGAAGAAAACATACTTCTCATTTTCTCAAAAAACGGCCTTAACATCCCGGCACCTTCCGCGTAATGCTGCCCCAAAGGCGTCTTAAGAAACTCCTCAAAAGTTCTATACTCAGGATTCACTTGCCTAAAATTAAACGCCCAATTCGCCAACACAACAATTAAATCCTTCCGCCCTTCCTGAGCCAGCCCATTCAAATGCTTAGGCAATTCCCATTGACGATTCGAAAACAATTTGCGCGACTTATCCCAAGTTTCATCTTCATCAACCCTTTTTTTCAAAAACAAAAGCTGACCAGTACTTTGGGAATTCGATTTAGCCAAATCGACTAAAGGCTTTGCAACCCCCATAAAGGTGTTCACAACCAATAAGTTTTTGGCAGCGCTATAAGCGACATTTAAAGCTTTTAGCAAGCCGCCTAAATTAGCGGTCACATACGCTGGATTTAAGCCGGTTGCTCTCGAAACGTGTGCACTTTGAATCTTGGGGGGCATCTGCCAGGCGACCAATCCGGGCAATGCATAAGCAAAAGTAGTGACACCATAAAAGGCTAACATCATGCCCATACTCGTTGCGGTCCCATCGTTGTCGCAGTTAGCGTTCGTCAAACCGGCGTAAAACAGTCGACTGTTTACCAGACAAGAAAAAATTTCCTTTTCACGCGGAAGTATTCGCTCAATCGCTTCCGCTATACGTTTCACATCTACAAACTGGGTGAATCTGGACCTGGCCATCGTCGCTAGCAAGTGGTCGTCCACACTCGTCTCAGGATAAACTACAGTGATTAGTTCGGCCCAATAGAGCATAATTGACGCTGCTTTTTCTACCTCGCCTCGTTCATAAGCCTCGCGCGCAGCATCTAAGATATGATTCAATGTGGGAAGAAATCGCTCAAAAATGGCACGAGCCATCTGAGCATCCATACCAAAACGCGCATTGAGTTGAACATATCCCTGGCTTAACTGAGTTTCCGCATTGCTCTTATTGGTAGCGCGCGTGAAATCGTTAATTGCTTGCTGAATATCATTGGAGCCCGGTTCGCTGACACCTAGGATCAATGCCTTTCCAAACTGGTCGTAAACACCACCCAGGACAGGGTGCACCTTTGTCAGTGGGCCTTTTAAATTTGTATGAAGCAGATTGGCTGACCAGGTGAGAAAAATGGATGGCAGGGGGATCCCAGTAGACTTTTTAATCTGCGATAGGCTTTGCCCCAAATACGCTCTATAGCCCAAGTCGGTTACAATCAAAGATAACGGAATCGGATTTAAGACCGCCGCATAATACGCTTGCACCTCAGGAAGTGCGTAGCCGGGGTCAATCCAACGCAGGTTTCCCTCTACGTTTTCTTTAAACTCAGGTGTAAAATAATCCATGCCACCTAAGACCGCTTCGAAGCACCAACGCAAGAAGCGGTCGTCAAGATATTCGGGGTCATATTGCCGGATATAGCTCAGCATGTTCGCCAGCATCGCCGACTGTACCGCCATAGTAGGCGCGCTTTTCATGGTAACCAGGCCAGGAACAATAACCGCTAGATAGCGAAACAAGTTGGTTCGCATGACAAGGCCCAGTTCACTCCATAATAGGCCTATCTCCATTTGCCGTCTTCTATGCAAATCGTAGCTCGTGGAGGTCAAATTAGCTGCCGGCTCGCCAATGTTCTGCACTAATTTGCGTGTGCGAGCTGCCAAATCAAATACTTGAGCGCGAGTCATCCCATCGGAGAAAGCTCGGTTTAAGGGCGTAATCGAAGCAGGCAATTTTCCGTTAACGTAAGATGCCAAGCCAGCACCAACGAGGCTTGTCATCAGAGGCCGCATAGAAACAACATGGTTTTCACGATGACTGTTACTTGCAGATTCGCCTAACGCCCAGATGGCAAGCACATCATGAACTCTCGCTTCTAACTGACCGTACTTTACAAGTTGCGTCTCAACATCTTTCAAACTAATCTTTTGAAATTGCGAACGTGCCTTGTCGTAAATTTCTAAATCATCAGGGCTATATTCTGGCAAGAACTCACTGAATAGATACACAGCAAAAGCCAGAGCGTCTGGTGTTTCGAGTGTAAACAAGGCATCGAAAATAGGCATCCAGCTGGCCATCGTCATGCGAGATTTGATGCTTTCAGTACTGTGCGCGCGCAAACTGGCACGATAAAAGTCGGTCATCGAAGTTTGGAATTCATCTGCAAACTCTGACTTAACTGGTGGAAATGCTGCATTATAAGCATCTTGTGTTTTCGCAGTAATTTTATCCTGTAAATGCTTACTAAAACCGTTGCGCAGGTTCGTTCCCTGCAGCGAAATCAGACCTTTGGTAAACGGGATATCTTCAAGAACGGTAAATCCCATTTCGGCCAAAAATGGTATGCCGTAATCAGCAACCAATGCCCATTGGGCATGAGACTCAGCAGCAAACATGATTGCTAGTCCTAAAGACAACAAAATCGCTCTAAAACCATACAACAAATGTCTCATACAGATGGACGCTATCCTATTTAATATAGGTGTCAATCGGGGCCAGTCTAAAACCCAAACGCCAAAAAGCCCGGCAGTTAACCGCCAGGCTCTCAAAAATGCGATCAAATGACCGAGAATTTAAGCTTTTTCAACAACTTTGAACAAGTCAGCGCGGGGCAATGTGGTCCCACGGGTGGCGAGTTGATTCTTTCTTTTTTTGCCAGCGCGTTTGGCCTTGCGATCACGAACGGTCCAAGTGTGTTTGGTAGGGGAAACCATAATTTTCAAAGCTCCTATTAGACAGGCCTATAGCACAGCTGATTATTTATGCTAGTGATGCTCTGCATGAAGATCCATGAGTATCAAGCCAAAGAGCTGCTCCGCCAATATGGGATTCCAACCTTAGAAGGACGCTTAAGCTCAACTTTAGATCAAGTGGTTAGCGCCAGTGATGCGCTCGGTTACCCTTGCGTGGTAAAAGCCCAAGTACACGCGGGCGGGCGCGGCAAAGGCGGAGGGATTAAGCTGGTAAAAAGCCGCCAGGAAGCTGAATCGGCCGCCGAAGCTCTGCTTGGCAAACAGCTGATTACCCCACAAACAGGGTCTGAAGGCCAAAAGATCAACTCTGTTTGGGTTGAGAAAGGCTGCGCGATTGCCAAAGAATATTATGCGGGGCTGGTTTTAGACCGCGCTAAAGGCCAAGTCTGCTTGATGGTCTCAGCGGAAGGTGGCGTGGATATTGAAGAAGTGGCCGCACATCATCCAGAAAAAATCTTAAAAGAATGGGTTAACCCTGCAACCGGCTTGATGGCTTATCAAGCTAGGCATATTGCGTATGATTTAGGCTTAACCGATGCACAAGCCAAAAAGCTCGCACCCCTTTTGGTCTCTCTATATACAGCTTATATCAGCACCGACGCCGCTTTGATGGAAATCAATCCGCTGGTGTTAACTAAGGCAGACGAATGGGTCGCCTTGGACGCCAAAATCGATTTCGATGACAATGCGCTGTTTAGACATAAAGGCATTGCACAGCTGCAAGACCCTTCCCAAGAAGACCCGAGAGAAACCATGGCTCAGCACCACGGCCTAAGTTATATCGCACTCGATGGCAACATCGGCTGCATGGTGAATGGCGCTGGTCTTGCCATGGCAACCATGGATATTATTAAGAAAGTGGGCGGCGATCCAGCGAACTTCCTAGATGTTGGCGGCAGTGCGTCTCAGCAAAAGGTGACCGAAGCGCTCAAAATCATCCTGCAAGACACCAAGGTCAAAGCCGTGCTCATTAACGTTTTTGGCGGCATTGCTAAATGCGATGTCATTGCCGCGGGCGTGGTAGCCGCCGTAGCTGAACTCGGGCTGCACATACCATTGATCGTTCGCCTGGAAGGCACCCATGTGATGGAAGGCCGAGAAATCCTAGCTAAATCAGGGCTTAAAATCATCCCTGCGGAAAACTTATTAGACGCTGCTCAAAAAGCAGTGAGCGCTGCGAGGTCACTATGAGCATCTGGGTTGGTTCAAACACACGTCTCATCGTCCAGGGAATCACCGGTTCAGCTGGCGCTTTCCATGCGGAGCAAATGCTCGAATACGGCACCAAAGTGGTGGCAGGCGTTACCCCTGGCAAAAAGGGCGAGCGCTTTTTAGGCAAAGTGCCCGTGTTCAATTCCGTTAAAGAAGCAGCCCAGGAAACACAGGCCAATGCTTCGATCATCTATGTCCCTGCCCCATTTGCAGCGGACGCGATTTTGGAAGCGATAGCGGCCGAGCTGGATTTAGTCGTCTGCATTACCGAAGGTATCCCCGTGCTAGACATGGTGAAAGTTAAAAGTGCCATGCAAGGCAGCAAGACGCGCCTGATCGGCCCAAATTGCCCTGGCATTATCACCCCTGATGAATGTAAAATCGGCATTATGCCTGGTTCGATTCACAAAAAAGGCAACGTAGGCGTGGTCTCCCGTTCAGGAACTTTAACCTATGAAGCGGTATACCAGCTCACTCAGCTAGGCCTAGGGCAGTCAACTTGCGTAGGCATTGGCGGCGATCCAGTCAACGGCACGAACTTTGTTGATGTGTTGAAAGCTTTCCAAGCAGACAGCGAAACACACGGCGTGGTCATGATCGGCGAAATCGGCGGTACCGCGGAAGAAGAAGCCGCAGACTACGTCAAAAGCCACATGAACAAGCCCGTTGTCGGCTTTATCGCCGGCAGCACCGCCCCTGAAGGTCGCCGCATGGGTCATGCGGGCGCGGTGATTTCAGGCGGACAAGGTACGGCCAAAGACAAAATCAAGGCCTTCGAACAAGCTGGGATAGCCATCGCCCCCACCCCAGCGGAGATAGGAATCACTTTCCGTGAGCACTTTAAACCAAATCGCTGAGAACAAGCGCGCGCGCTTTGACTACAGCATCATTGATACCTACGAATGCGGCATGGTCCTGGTGGGCAGTGAGGTAAAATCACTGCGCGCCCGCCATGTTAATTTCGGCGATGCCTATGCTTTGCTCAAAAATCATGAAGTTTTTCTACTAGGCCTTAAAATTGAGCCCTACACCCATGGCACGCACGAAAACCATGAAACCGATCGCACTCGAAAACTGCTGCTCAATCGCAAAGAAATCAAAAAAATCGAGAGAGACACCGCCCGCAAAGGTTTATCGCTCATTCCATTAAAACTGTATTTTAAAGATGGCCGAGCGAAAGTATTAATCGCTATCGCAGAAGGTAAAAGCAAGGGCGACAAACGCGACACGATTAAGCAACGTGAAGCAGATCGCGAAGTCGCACGTGTGATGCATCGTGGGCAGCGGTAAACAGGAATGACATTCATTCTACCCTATTGCAAATATTAACACGTGATTTAATTGTATAAAATGCGCATATTAATCTTAGCATTTTTATCTTCTGCCGCGATTTTTGGGCAAGCTGATGCCAGTAGCGAACCATTACCATTTAAATCCGCTGCTAATAAGTGGGGCATCAGTACCTCGATCCTATTAGACGTTTCCGCAATGTGGCTTTTGCCATTGCCCGCATTGGAAGCTAAAGTATCGATCCCGTTGGGGAGAAAGTGGCAGCTGACCGTACCTGTGCGAATGTATG
This window harbors:
- a CDS encoding glycosyl transferase family 90, yielding MKQITKLLILATILIAFGCDNEREPRRPDFRLSYENQIKRDLMVFSQTGLTPKSVLKSYQQSPHTRLYVEIVDGEVRYTTDDRDSLRLDRAAQIIQLIRQSVRAYGKLQNMALVFNLLDEPQIKICRTDKCESLPLFSFQKTDDYADILFPYVPQFLNIDSRYKDINSLDVSWESKVEQLVWRGSQTGGVFDATNWKEFGRSKLVLKCNEIPALCNAGFSSYSQVTEEGMLAMAGEIGLKERISEPEMMKWKYVASYDGNGWADRFVRLLASGSVVFKQDSPFYEFFYSSLVPYKHYLPVKQDSSDLAEQILWARQNDSKVRIIVKNANEFVGSQMRQPMVEQYVYRLLQTYGDLQRWGDLGTAI
- a CDS encoding glycosyl transferase family 90, with amino-acid sequence MVKNRLVFICALLTLLSAGCGDYESISNYDLPYENQIDRDLKPFQSQRITIQQVREAYQSHPDTRVHIKIYGSSVKARSLSPAKDRIHVVVQLVRQAINRFGPLGRIEFVYNLLDEPQISVNGPLFPIFSFSASPEYADIVFPMIAGGEFLRMDSVLSDIKSQSVPFNEKKDRLVWRGSQTGGVYEEANWRDFPRSRLVLFSSEKPDLCDAGFTSYTQVSKRAKEQIENTVGLKRPMSLANMQAYRYIASLDGNVWPDRFPQLLATNSLIFKERSRFYSFFDLALGENVHYLSLDSDMSNLESQILWAKANPDKVVEIIGNANFFARDYLKQSAVEAYVYKLLLGYSAVVHWD
- a CDS encoding DNA topoisomerase IV subunit A — translated: MAKKNPNKNALSAIEKAARAIYSEIEKQKAPTLKMPVRSLSNVSYDGDVGFFELGNETKKRTLSVNTVKTFAQTLKMMSLSRDLVLSDDFATKRDAYYQSKNWGDARFNEQPESDGVMDDIEALFALEGLTREELRFVPDQHGGSVAGELVVIDTDLESGERISIDCTKFGSGAYAVPSWVEHLEFKTKASFILCIETQGMFQRLQSHKYWKKANCILVSMGGVPTRACRRFVRRLSESAKVPVYAFTDCDPYGIGNIYRTLKVGSGNAAHINQFFCVPHASYMGLMPSDIELYGLNKATHPLGDQDKKRATDALKNDPFFQAHKPWQDALNKMLKMGVRAEQQALSLHGLNFVIEEYLPRKLKAPDKFLP
- the smpB gene encoding SsrA-binding protein SmpB, giving the protein MSTLNQIAENKRARFDYSIIDTYECGMVLVGSEVKSLRARHVNFGDAYALLKNHEVFLLGLKIEPYTHGTHENHETDRTRKLLLNRKEIKKIERDTARKGLSLIPLKLYFKDGRAKVLIAIAEGKSKGDKRDTIKQREADREVARVMHRGQR
- the sucD gene encoding succinate--CoA ligase subunit alpha; this encodes MSIWVGSNTRLIVQGITGSAGAFHAEQMLEYGTKVVAGVTPGKKGERFLGKVPVFNSVKEAAQETQANASIIYVPAPFAADAILEAIAAELDLVVCITEGIPVLDMVKVKSAMQGSKTRLIGPNCPGIITPDECKIGIMPGSIHKKGNVGVVSRSGTLTYEAVYQLTQLGLGQSTCVGIGGDPVNGTNFVDVLKAFQADSETHGVVMIGEIGGTAEEEAADYVKSHMNKPVVGFIAGSTAPEGRRMGHAGAVISGGQGTAKDKIKAFEQAGIAIAPTPAEIGITFREHFKPNR
- a CDS encoding DNA topoisomerase VI subunit B — protein: MASTSNIREISISEFFAKNRHLLGFDNPLKALLTAVREAVDNSLDACEEAGIMPEIIVEIKAESNSQFAVSITDNGPGISKAHLGNIFGKLLYGSKFHRLRQSRGQQGIGISAAVMYGQMTTGKSALIISKTSSKHPVHEIELQIDTKKNMPKILKDRENHDPVWAEKKSGTKITIHLEGAYKEGRHGILSYLSQTALSNPHANLLYIDPKGDKHPFPRVMTTLPKAPLEIKRHPHGVEIGLLMQLLQDAKKQTLGTFLKTEFSRVSDAAAAEIVKAAGLALGKPSQGLARAEAEKLYQAIQATKLLPPPTNCLSPLGEDNLMKALYWLFVESQRWDEEEQLSLVTGGTGIAAKPEKKGQSQFEFATAETEMQSRQVEAGEDGAIASREDGYFVTAVTRPPFVYRGNPFQVEVGLFYGKGLKADGLMQVYRYANRVPLQYQASACAMTKAALSVPWKSYNLDQSRGALPTGPVVVVMHVASVWVPYTSESKEAIAHYPEILKEFRLALMEAGRRLQRYLRHQKRQAEEAKKRGYIEKYLNPIGEALQSILQLSAAEKAKTIENLTHLLEKNYGQKKPEQKRA
- the sucC gene encoding ADP-forming succinate--CoA ligase subunit beta, coding for MKIHEYQAKELLRQYGIPTLEGRLSSTLDQVVSASDALGYPCVVKAQVHAGGRGKGGGIKLVKSRQEAESAAEALLGKQLITPQTGSEGQKINSVWVEKGCAIAKEYYAGLVLDRAKGQVCLMVSAEGGVDIEEVAAHHPEKILKEWVNPATGLMAYQARHIAYDLGLTDAQAKKLAPLLVSLYTAYISTDAALMEINPLVLTKADEWVALDAKIDFDDNALFRHKGIAQLQDPSQEDPRETMAQHHGLSYIALDGNIGCMVNGAGLAMATMDIIKKVGGDPANFLDVGGSASQQKVTEALKIILQDTKVKAVLINVFGGIAKCDVIAAGVVAAVAELGLHIPLIVRLEGTHVMEGREILAKSGLKIIPAENLLDAAQKAVSAARSL